A section of the Orenia marismortui DSM 5156 genome encodes:
- a CDS encoding cation diffusion facilitator family transporter, producing MNPEERYQSCKKVTLVTLIVNLLLSVAKVAIGILFFSQAIIADGIHSISDVISTLAVWVAIRISRQPADNEHPYGHGTVETIAAKFIGIILFLTGLIIIKESIMTILKGNIREPGILNFWIAFISILAKEWMYRYTYQQGKSLNNKALMADAYHHRSDALSSIAALIGVVGAKSGYLIADPIAGLIVALFIIHMGYEIFMEAIDDLMNKVDDELYQQIREVVSTQAEVIAIRDLRVRNHGPDLFVDLRIVINDELSVVEGHSISREVESRIKRELDIVEEILIHIDPLSVHKKLSL from the coding sequence ATGAACCCAGAAGAGAGGTATCAGAGCTGTAAAAAGGTTACTTTAGTTACTTTGATTGTTAACTTGCTATTATCGGTTGCAAAAGTAGCAATAGGAATTTTATTTTTTAGTCAAGCAATTATAGCCGATGGAATTCATTCTATTTCTGATGTGATATCAACTTTAGCAGTTTGGGTAGCAATTAGAATTTCTCGACAGCCAGCAGATAATGAACATCCCTATGGTCATGGAACAGTTGAGACTATTGCTGCTAAGTTTATAGGTATTATCTTGTTTTTAACCGGTCTAATTATTATTAAAGAGAGTATAATGACAATTCTTAAAGGAAATATAAGAGAGCCAGGTATATTAAATTTTTGGATAGCCTTTATTTCTATTTTGGCTAAAGAATGGATGTATAGATATACTTATCAGCAGGGGAAAAGCTTGAATAATAAAGCATTAATGGCTGATGCTTATCATCATCGTTCTGATGCTTTATCTTCAATTGCAGCATTAATTGGAGTAGTAGGGGCCAAAAGTGGTTATTTGATTGCTGATCCTATAGCTGGGTTGATAGTAGCCTTATTTATTATTCATATGGGTTACGAAATATTTATGGAGGCTATTGATGATTTAATGAATAAAGTAGATGATGAGTTATATCAACAGATTAGAGAAGTAGTTTCTACTCAAGCAGAGGTAATTGCTATCAGAGATTTGAGAGTTAGAAATCATGGACCAGATCTTTTTGTGGATTTGAGAATTGTTATTAACGATGAACTTTCAGTTGTAGAAGGTCATAGTATATCACGTGAAGTAGAAAGTAGGATAAAAAGAGAATTAGATATTGTTGAAGAGATATTAATTCATATTGATCCACTGAGTGTTCATAAGAAACTTAGCTTATAA